The Candidatus Dependentiae bacterium region GATTCTCAGCCACTAGCGGTATCTGTGGAAGCAATTCATGGCGCAAAAAATGCGTTATTTCCAACAGACAATTTTTCCACACAGATTAAGTATGCTGATGGATCAATTTGTACTTTACTTTATACGGCACTTGGAAATACAAAAGTTGGCAAAGAACGCATGGAGCTTTTTTTTGATAGTAAAACAATTATCATGGATGATTATAAGATTCTTACTGGTTACGGCGTTGGTCCACTGTTTGATAAAAAAACATTAACACCAGACAAAGGCCATGCACAGTTACTGACAACATTTTTTGATCGTATCAAGCAACCAATATTTGTTCCACCGATTGAGTATAGTCGCTTGCTTACAACAGCTCAGCTGAGTTTAATGGTTGATCAACTTGCGTGTGCTGGCGGCGGTGAATGTACTGTTTAGTTTTTGATTTTTTTTAAATTAGTAGGTAATGCGCCAATTGAGTACTTTGCAACTATTGGCTATATTTTTTCTCTATGATTATGCAGAAATACACAAGATTATGCTTTTATTTAGTGCTTTATGTTTTTCTTACATTTATTATTTATTTTCATATTCCAGATCAACAATCACATTTAGAAATTGATTCCCCGGGGTATGATCGTATTGCAGTTAATTTTGCTGAGAATAATATTTTGGTTGATCCGCATAATATGCAAAGTGCACCAATTCAGCCGGTTGGGTATCCATTTTTTTTAGGTGTTTTGTATACAATTTTTGGGCATTTGTATACACCAGTTATTGTAGTTCAAATAGTTTTGGGCTTAGTTTCCTGTTTACTTATATTTCTTGTTTCGCTACAGCTGTTTGATATTCGTGTAGCTAACATTGCCGCATTTTTTTCTGCTATCAATATAGGCTTTTTAACGTATCCGCACTTTGTGTTAGCAGAAACTGTATTGCTTTTTTTATTATTACTTTTTTGGTGGCTATTTTTGAAAAAAAAATATTTTTTTGCTGGTCTAATGATAGGATCTTCTATTCTAGTAAAACCTTCAGCATTACTGTTTATTCCCGTAGTAACACTGTATTTGTTGTTTTTATCAAAACAAAGTCGATTACGAGTTATTGGTACATTTTTATGTAGTGCGTATGGTCCAATAGTATTATATATGATGTACAATTATTATATGTGGGGATATTTTGCTCTTGCGCCACTAACAAGCTTGAATATCTACCATGTTTTTTTCTCAAAAGTGTTAGCGCAATTGCATGGTGATACATCAAAACATTATATGCAAATAACGCTTAAATTTACTGGAACACATAGCTTTGATGAGTCTGGTTGGAACAATGCTAAAAAATTATTTTTTGACTATTTAAGTAAGGAGCCACTTATTTTTATTTATGTATGGTTTAAAAACGTATGCAAAAGTTTATTTGGTCTTTTTTCTACGCAATTAAAAGTATTATTGGAGCCTGCATTAAAAGGAGGTGATTGTTCATTCTTTGCTATGCCAGGTGATTTTTTTGATAAAATTAATGCATATGTGCGACATGGAACTGATTCAACTATACTACAGCTTATTGCATCGTGGGATGCGGTTTGGTCATTTGTGCGTATTATACCATTTTTTTTGGGTTTTATGGTGCTTGCTATAAAAAAACAGTATGGTATTGGATTATTAATTTTCTTATTTATAACACAATGTTTAATAATAACTGGTTTTGATGGTTGTGCGCGTTATCGTCTTATTTGTGAACCATTCATTATTATTTTAATGTCGGCTGGGTTGTGGTATACATACCTTTTGAGGTCCAAAAGAAAAAGGTTTTGTGAAACTTGTAAATATTCATTTCTTCTATTATCATAACATAAATTTACGTTATTGATTTACTGTTTATATTTTTTACTTAAGGGGTTTGTATATGTATAGAAAAACTATTTTTTCTTTTGTTTTATTTCCTTTATTATTGCTTATGGGTGTGCATTCCTTTTCTGCTGAAGAGCCTCACTATTGTGACGAAGACTTATGTAAAAAAGAAACTACATTTTTTACTTATATCTCTTTCATTGATTCAGAAGTTTACAGTCAAATGATTGAAAAACTTCGTAAGATTGACCAAGAAAATCACGAAAAAAATGAGCGATTACGTTGTGAGCTTAAAGAAAGATATCCTCGAGAATCAAGAACATGGAAACAAGTTATTTTCTTTTTATTTGTTGACAGTGATAGAAACAAGCGAGATGTGGAGTTTTTTAAGTATCGTATGAAAGAAAACTTTGTTGACAGGTTTATGGATAGACATGCTATTGTGGGTAATAAAGTAGAAAAAAAATAGCATTTTTAATGCGTGTATTTTACGTACTATTTATTTTTTAATATATGAAAACGCTTCAGAATATTATTTTCTGGAGCGTTTTGTTTTTTAATGATAAAAATGGTATAGAAAAAGAATTAATTTTGTAAAAAAGAGAGTTAAACATATTTTTTATGTAAATAAATATCAAAAAAAGGGGAAGATGAATGAAGCTGTTGATCAAAGTAGTAGTGTTGGCGTTGTTGGGAAGTCACATGAGTAATTATCTTTACTCCAATTCTCAAAAAAATTCTCATGTTTACTTTGTGATTCTTGCTGGTGGTAATGGTGAACGATTGTGGCCGCTGAGCAGAAAAAGTAAACCAAAACAACTGCTAGAAATGGGCAATAAAACATTGCTTGACCAGGCGATTGATAGAGCTGCACTATTGGTGCCTCGAGAAAATATTTGGATAAGTACGACAGAGTATCATAAAAAGAATATTCAAGATTTAGTGGGAAACAAAATAGGCGCTATTGTGGTGGAGCCTGGTTCTCGCAATACAGCACCGGCAATTTTATTAAGCTGTTTTAAGTTATATAAACATGACAAAAATGCGATTGTAATTTTTGTACCGGCTGATCCGTTTATTCCAGATCGTGATGCAAAAAAATTTGCTGGTTTTGTAGAGCATGGAATTAATTTTATTAGGCACAACAATCAATTACTTCTTTTTGGTGTAATGCCAACTTATCCTGCAACAGGGTATGGATACATAGAATTTGATATAACCAAATCTAACGATGGTATTACCCCATTTAAAGTAACGCACTTTCATGAAAAACCATCGCTTGCGGTTGCAAAACATTATCTTAAATCAAACAACAAATTATGGAATATTGGTATGTTTGGAGGTAAAGTTTCAGTCTTTCTTAATGAGTTTAAAATGTATGCTTTAACAATGTTTGACGGTATACGTGATTATTGCTACGGCATGGGCGATTATAACACTCTTCCAATGGATTCAATCGATTATGCCATCATGGAAAAAAGTAATAATGTTTGGGTAATGCCGGTTGATTTTTCATGGTGTGATGTTGGAAACATTGAAGTTTTTTTATCACTTGAAAAAGAGCATAGCGATAAGGAAACACAGGTACTGACTGTTGACTCACGCAATAATATGGTGTCTGTCTCAGACAAATTGGTAGCGCTTGTGGGTGTTGACGATCTATGTATTGTTCAAACAAATGATGCGCTGCTAATAACCAAGCGTGAAAAAGCAGAGCAGGTAAAAAAAATTGTACAACAACTTAAGGAACACGCAGCTGATGAATATCTTTAGTGCTTCTAAGACAGCAATGAAAGTGGCATTAATTGTTGGAATTACAGGACAAGATGGTTCGTACCTGGCGGAACTTTTACTTAAAAAAGGGTATGAAGTTCATGGAGTGAAACGGCGAACTTCTTTAATCAATACCTCACGTATTAATCATTTATACCATGATCGACATGAAAGAGGTAAAAATGGTTTCTTTCTCCACTATGGTGATGTCACTGATGCAACCAATATTATTCGTTTGATTCAGCAGATACAACCAGATGAAATTTATAACTTAGCTGCACAAAGCCATGTCGCTGTTTCGTTTCAAATGCCAGAATATACAGCACAGGTTGATGCGCTTGGGACATTGCACATTTTAGAAGCAATTCGTATTTTGGGATTGACTAAAAAAACGCGATTTTATCAGGCTTCTACTAGTGAATTATATGGTAAGGTTCAAGAAGTGCCGCAAACGGAGTCTACATCATTTTATCCTCGTTCACCATATGGTGTTGCAAAATTATATGGTTTTTGGATCACAAAAAATTATCGTGAGGTATATCAGATGTTTGCCTGCAATGGTATTTTGTTTAATCACGAATCGCCACGCCGAGGAGAAACATTCGTAACAAGAAAAATTACCCGTGCAGTGGCTAGGATAAAATATGGACTACAAGATGCATTATATTTGGGTAATCTTGATGCCCAACGAGATTGGGGTTATGCAAAAGATTTTGTCTATGCAATGTGGCTCATGCTACAACAAGAGCAACCAGAAGATTTTGTTATCGCAACTGGTCAAATGCATTCAGTACGTGAGTTTGTTGAACTTTCATTTAAAGAAATAGGCATTACTATTGTGTGGAAAGGTTCCGGTATTGATGAGGTGGGATATGACGTAGAAACAGGTAGGCCACTTGTTTTTGTTGATCCTAATTATTTTCGTCCAGCAGAAGTTGAACAGCTTATTGGTAATGCTACTAAGGCACAAGAAAAACTTGGATGGCAACCACACCTTACATTTTATGATTTGGTTGCATTGATGGTAAAAGAGGATTGTAAGTTTGTTGAAAAAGCAGTTGTATCTGATGGTAATCATAAAAGCAAGAGTGTGCTGAGTAATACCAATGAATAAAAGGGCGAAAATATATATTGCAGGGCATAGAGGTTTAGTGGGTTCAGCGCTTATGCGTATGCTCAGAAAAAATGGCTATACTAATTTTATTACGGCAACACGCGGCGAACTTGATCTGTGTGATCAGCGGGCAGTAAATTCTTTTTTTGAGGAAGAGAAGCCTGAGTATGTTTTTTTATCGGCAGCAAAAGTTGGTGGTATTTTGGCCAATGATACTTATTCGGCAGATTTTATTTATGACAATATTATGATTGCTGCAAATGTGATTCATGTAGCATATAGGCACAAAGTAAAAAAATTAATATTTTTAGGGTCTTCGTGTATTTATCCGCGTGAATGTCCGCAGCCGATGAAAGAAGAATATTTATTAACTGGTCCATTGGAGCCGACAAATGAATGGTATGCGATTGCAAAAATTTCGGGCATAAAATTATGTCAAGCATATAACAAACAACACGATACTAATTTTATTGTTTGTATGCCAACTAATTTGTATGGGATTGGGGATAACTTTCATGGGGAGAATTCTCATGTTATTCCTGCACTTATAAAAAAATTTCATGCGGCGAAAATTAATAATGAAGAAGAAGTTGTGGTGTGGGGGACTGGCAGTCCACGACGCGAGTTTTTGTTTGTTGATGATCTTGCTGACGCGGTTGTATTTTTGATGAATAATTATAATGGCTCTGAGATTATTAATATTGGAACTGGTATTGATATGACTATCAAAGAATTGGCATTGTCTATAAAAGAGGTTATTGGCTTTCAAGGGAGGTTGGTATTTGATATAACTAAACCGGATGGTACACCACAAAAACTTTTAGCCGTTGATAAAATTAATCAACTTGGTTGGCATGCACAAATAAACTTTTTTGATGGACTTACTGCTACATACAAATGGTATCAAGAATATGTTGTATGAATTGAAGGAATTTTTTAAAAGGTGTATGTTATTTTTTTTATTTTTTATACCCTTTTTTTCGTATGCATTTATCTACCATGATTTTGATGATGCAATGCAAATTTCTCGTTATCCAAATACTGATTATGCGAAGCGCACATTTAAAGAAGTTGGTGTGAGCGCGGATGATATTTTAGATTTTTTTAGGAATTTATATAACAATAATAGTTTTAGAGAGCTTCTTCAATGTGCTTATACTGAATCCCTTCATGTTTCTGGCCGAGATTTTGACAAGCAAGATCAGGGGAGTATGAGACAGAGAATTCCAAAAATTATTCATCAAATTTGGATAGGAACAGAAGTTCCGCAAGAATTCAGAGCATTTCAGCAAAGTTGGAAACTGATTCATCCTGATTGGTGTTATCGTTTATGGACGCAAGATGATATCAGGGGTTTTGGTTTTAAAAATATTGAATATATTACTAAGTCACGTAACCCAGCAGAAATTTCTGACATGATGCGCTATGAGATCTTATATCGGTATGGTGGTGTGTATGTTGATATGGATCAAGAGTGTTTACGAGCGTTTGATGAATTGCATCGGTTGTTTGATTTTTACATTGGTATTCAACCGCTTGATAGTGGTATGGTACAGCTTGGTATTGGTGTGATTGGCTCTGTGCCAGGCCATCCACTAGTGCGAGAGCTGATTAACGCTATTAAGTATAACTGGCAACAGTTTGAAGGTAAGCAAGCGGTGACGCAGCGGACAGGGCCAGTGTTGTGTACCAAAGTATTTTTAAAGTATGCAAAGAGTGTTTTTTATAAAAATATTGCATTACCTGCGCTGTATTTTTATCCGCTAGGCTCACAAGAGTATGATATTGATAAAACAAAATGGGTTGCAAGTGGTTCTCTTGCTGTGCACTATTGGGCAAAGACATGGTTGTTACCATCGTTCCGCCGAGCAGCATTTAAAGGTATTAAAAATTATTGAATAAAGAATGTGAGTAAAGGTAAAAGCCTTGGTAGAAGGTTTATTACCAAGGCCTTTTTTGTGTGAAGAAGGTTGTTTTTTGTATTTTTAAGGTCTCACAATGAATATGTAGTTGCGATCCACTTTTGCTTGCTCTACTTGTTCCAGCAAGTACATCAAGACAAATTTTTTACCTTCCTAAAAATCTATAGTCTTTGTTTCTGGCAGCTGCACCAGGACCAGCAAAAGCCTTTCCAATCTTTTTGGGGATCATGTACACCTCATGTCCAAGTAGTCCACCAAAATATTTTGTATTTTTCCATGCAATTTTTGTGCATTCTTTATATGATCTATCTTTATTGGCTTCTGTGAAAAATGGTGCCAAAAAAAGGCCAGTAACTAGGCCAATATTAATTCCCTTACGGAATACAATATAATGAGATGGCGTGCCATATTTTTTCGCAATATTTTTTGCTATAGTAATACAGTTTCTCCAAGGTATCGTTTTGAATGCTTTTTTTGAGAATGTGTTTGTAGTTGTACTCAAAAAACTTAGGCTAATAATTAAAGATAATAATAACTTTTTCATTATAAACTCCATTTTTTATCCGTAATTTTTATCTGCCAAATATACCGATATAATTATTATTTTCTCGAGCTTCTCTGGCTGGAGCGGACATTACCTGGAAAAATACTTTCATAGGATTTTTTACTGTATTCGTAAACAGCCAACCATTCCAAATATTCAGTGCGCCTTCACTACAAGCTTTTTTTATAGATTTTTTATTTAAGGTTTCATTAGAATTAAAGAGTGCATAAAATGGTACTGCAAATTTAAATGCGGATTCTACACCTAAAATGCCATATTCAGCGTATGTTTTCCAAAGATACCACTTTGTCCAATTTTCTTTTGTATAATTCAGGGCTTTAGAAGTGAATGGTCTAATACTTGAAAACGCTTCTTTTAAACCTATCTTTTTACTAAAGTTTCTACCAAAGTTTCTAATGAATGTTTGAGTTGTACCTATAGAGCCAGTCGTGAGTAATATCACAATTAATATAGAAAATGACTTTTTCATAACAACCTCCATTTTTCATATTCTTCACCTTTACCTACCATTAATTATACACTAATAGAAAACATTGTCAAACCCGATTATTTCAGGTTGAAAGTATTTAAAAAAAGGGGGGGAACTTTGGAGGGTGCATTCAAGCTATTAGAGGCTGTTTTTATGCCCCCTTCCCATGGTGGAAAAGGCGAAACCTGCCTGTTTAAGCGCATATGGGTCAAGCATATTACGTGTATCAACAATAATAGGTGTTTTAAGAAGATTTTTTACTCTTTCAAGGTCCAGTTGAGAAAATTCAGCCCATTCAGTGACAATAATTGCCGCATCAGCTTTGTTAAGGGCTTCATAGGCGCTTGAAGAATAGGTAATATTTGGAAAGAGTTTTTTCATATTTTGTATGGCCGCTGGATCGTATGCTTGTACAAAAGCACCATTTTCAAGCAACATTTGGACTGTGGTACTAGCTGGTGAGTAGCGAATGTCATCAGTATTTGCTTTAAAAGCCAATCCTAAAACAGCAATGGTTTTTCCTGCTATATTATTATCCATAAGATGCAATAATTTTTCTACAGGCTTTCTTTTTTGTTTTTCATTTGCTATAAGTGAAGCCTCTACTACATGCAAGTCTGTACCCAATTTTTGGGCAATACGTAATAATGCCAATGAATCCTTAGGAAAGCATGAGCCGCCAAAACCGGGGCCAGGTTGTAAAAATTGTTGGCTAATTCTTTGATCAAGTCCCATTCCCCATGCAACAATGGCAATATCAGCACCTGTTTTATCACATAGATTAGCAAGTTCATTGATATAGCTTAATTTAACTGCTAAAAAAGCGTTTGAAGCATACTTTATTGTCTCAGCTGTTTCTATTGAGGTTTCAAGTATAAAAATATTTTTTTCTGATGCTGCTTTATAAATATCTAACATAGTGATGTACGGGTAATAATGGTTTGTACCAATAACAATGCGATCTGGGTACAAAAAGTCATGTACTGCGCTGCCTTCTTTCAAAAATTCAGGATTGCTTACCATATAAAAAAGATCTGGTGATATACCCATTGCTTCCAATTGTTTACGTGCCCATTGGCCAGTACCAACCGGTACTGTGCTTTTTATTACAATAATTTTCTTTCTTTTGTTTAAGATGTGTTGATTTTCTGGTTTAGGTGAATGTATGCATTGAGCAATAGTCTGTAATACGCTATTTACAGCGCGCATATCAGCATTGCCATCATCTCCCATTGGGGTGCCAACGGCAATAAAGATAACATCATTTGTTTGTATTGCATCAGCAACGTTACTAGTAAAACTGAGACGACGATGTTCCATGTTTTTTATAACAAGCTCTTGAAGGCCAGGCTCGTAAATGGGAATGATTCCTATCTGTAGATTCTGAATTTTTGCATCATCAATATCTGCACATATAACAGTATTGCCATATTCGGCCAGACCCGCACCAGTTACTAATCCAACATATCCTGTGCCAATAACTGCGATATTTTGATATGCAGAAACGGGGTTAAACATAAATAAAAGAGGTACAAACAGTATTTTCTTGAACATATCTACTTCCTTTTAAAAACAGTGTGTTTTTTATTTTTATGTGATGTGGCTAATGTGGATTATTTTGATGTTATTTCTTTCGAGGGTATTTTTTAGTAATTCGGTCATGCTCCTTCCAGCTGTGATAACTTTATTTGTTGGTGCCCACATTTGTGCAGTATAATTTACTCCGAAATAGGTAACTTTATTGAGAAAAATAATAGGAGCTGGTGTACTTAAACAGTCATTACATTGGTTCAAGGTATTTGTTAGTAATGAAATAACCTCTGAACTTGATTGACTTTCTTTGATAGTTATAGAAAAAGAAATACGGCGATTTTTATAGTACGTATTATTAGTAACAACATTTTTTATAAAAATTTCGTTCGGCACACGGATAAGTTTGCCATTAAATGTTTTTATTTTAGTAGAAAGTAAGTCAATTGATTCGATAATGCCATTTACCTCGCTGTATGCGATAGTGTCGCCAACGGTAAAAGGGCATTCTATTAATAAGAAGATGCCACTTATTAAATTTGATATAGTTGTCTGTGCAGCAAAACCAATTGCAATACCTGCAATACCTGCAGCACCTAGAAGTGCGGTTAATTCAAAACCTAAATCTTTTAATACCATAGTGGCAATCAGTGCAAGGCCGGTATAAAAGATTCCTTTACCTACAAGCAAATTCACATGTTTATTTATTTTCTTTGAAAGGGTATTACATATAAATCGCCGTATTATAATTAATAATGGAATACCAATTATTAATGTAGCTGTAATACGAACTATAATCTCTAAATTTTCTGGTATAGCAAACATGATGAAGTTAAGGTTTCGTGGATAAAAAATTATTTAATACATTGTTTACTACTGTGCCATGTTAAGGAAAAATGTGCAAGAACTTGCCTTTTTGACCTTTTAAGATATGGTCTGCAAAAGATAATTAGTTTGTACTAATGCTTTTTTTAACGCATTGATATGTTCGGAAAGGGCAGGAAAGTTAATAAAATAGGAGTGCTGCATGAAGCAATTTTTTCTTATATGTTTTTTTTCTTTTGCTGTACAAGCTCATGGTAATTTTTTTTGGAACCATATAGATTTTGATGTTGCAATGAATACAAGTAAATATCAATTAGAAGTTTGGGTTACAAAAGAAGTATTTGGTATTGCTGGTACAGTAATGCTTGATTTTTATCGGCAACTGTATAATACAAATAGTCCAATTAACTTATGCGGCATAAGCGGTGAATTACGTATACCAAAGGTTATTCATCAAATTTGGATTGGTGGGCCTGTGCCAGACGTGTTTACTCACTATATCCAAACATGGAAAGATATGCACCCAGATTGGGAATATAAATTATGGACAGATGAGAATATTCATACAGTAAATCTTTATAATCAAAAGTTTTATGATGAGACAGATTCGCCGGGTGTAAAATCCGATTTACTCAAATGGGAGCTTGTGTATCAGTTTGGCGGTGTATATGTTGATATGGATTTTGAATGTTTACGTTCACTAGATATATTTCATCACACATATGACTTTTATACTGGATTGCAACCGCTTGATACGCAATTTTTACAATTAGGCGCAGCACTTTTTGGTGCCATTCCTGGTCATCCAATCTTGAAGCACTGCATAGAAACTATCAAAGATGATTGGCATTTTCATGGTGCACCAACCAAAAGTGGGCCAGTGCATTTTACCAAATCATTTTACAAAACAGCAGGAAAAGGTGGCTTTATTGATATTGCATTGCCGGCATTGTATTTTTATCCACTTGGCTGTCGAGAAAAAGAATTAACATATCAGAAATGGGTAGATACTGGTGCATTTGCTGTGCATCATTGGGCAAAAAGTTGGATGCCGCCTAAATATAGATTAAAAAAATTTAGGAATTTGGGTAATGATATATTAACAGAAAGTTGGAATGATTAGGTCCTATATTGTAGAGCGGTTTCTAAAAGTTATTACAGCTTATTTTACAATAAAAATTCACGATCAAGTAATCATGAGTTGAGAAAGTTTTTTTTTAGCTGCAGCAATAACAGAACTCCAATCGCCGGGTTTTTCTTGGCGTATCAATGTCATATTGGGATACCATGATGTTTTGTTGTTGTGTGCTGTCCAGCGTGGATCAGATGAATACGGTAGTAATAGAATTGTTTTCGCGCCGAGCGCGCCTGCTAGGTGCGCAACGGATGTGTCAATTGTAATTACAACATCCATATTGTTAATAAGTGAGGCAGTATCCATAAAATTGCCGTTTTTGGTATCTAAATCATCAAAGACATTTAGAGTAAATGACTCTGAAATATGTTTGATTTGATCGAGTCCAGGGCCTTTTTGTAGACTATAAAAAATAACGTTTTCTATTTTTTGCAGTTGCATAAGCTGTTGCAAAGGGATTGATCGTTTTTTGTGTGGTGGTATCATAGCATCGCCGCCGGCAGCCCAGCATATGCCAACGCGAAAATGTTTTTTGTGTGGATTTTCTAAGGCAGTGAGTTTTTGTCGCCACTGTTTTTCTAGTAATGTGTCGGTGTTAATATATGGTTTGGACTTCATAGTTTGTGGATTTACATGACACAAAAGTGGAACACTTTGCATGGAAGTGATGGCATCATATTTTGGTAGTGGACTGTGTTCGTCAATAACTTCATCAATATAGTTACAGTTGCTTAATAATGTCACCAGCGGTTTGTTTACACGTGCAATAACATGCCCACCTTGCTGTTTAATAGTTTGTGCAAAACGAACAAACTGTATCATGTCGCCCAAACCATTTTCACCGAGTAGCAAAATAGTTTTATCGTGAGCATTTGTACCATCCCATTTTTTAGATAGATTTTTTAAATTAGAAAGATTCCAGCGC contains the following coding sequences:
- a CDS encoding NTP transferase domain-containing protein, yielding MKLLIKVVVLALLGSHMSNYLYSNSQKNSHVYFVILAGGNGERLWPLSRKSKPKQLLEMGNKTLLDQAIDRAALLVPRENIWISTTEYHKKNIQDLVGNKIGAIVVEPGSRNTAPAILLSCFKLYKHDKNAIVIFVPADPFIPDRDAKKFAGFVEHGINFIRHNNQLLLFGVMPTYPATGYGYIEFDITKSNDGITPFKVTHFHEKPSLAVAKHYLKSNNKLWNIGMFGGKVSVFLNEFKMYALTMFDGIRDYCYGMGDYNTLPMDSIDYAIMEKSNNVWVMPVDFSWCDVGNIEVFLSLEKEHSDKETQVLTVDSRNNMVSVSDKLVALVGVDDLCIVQTNDALLITKREKAEQVKKIVQQLKEHAADEYL
- a CDS encoding GDP-L-fucose synthase — its product is MNKRAKIYIAGHRGLVGSALMRMLRKNGYTNFITATRGELDLCDQRAVNSFFEEEKPEYVFLSAAKVGGILANDTYSADFIYDNIMIAANVIHVAYRHKVKKLIFLGSSCIYPRECPQPMKEEYLLTGPLEPTNEWYAIAKISGIKLCQAYNKQHDTNFIVCMPTNLYGIGDNFHGENSHVIPALIKKFHAAKINNEEEVVVWGTGSPRREFLFVDDLADAVVFLMNNYNGSEIINIGTGIDMTIKELALSIKEVIGFQGRLVFDITKPDGTPQKLLAVDKINQLGWHAQINFFDGLTATYKWYQEYVV
- a CDS encoding glycosyltransferase family 39 protein; protein product: MIMQKYTRLCFYLVLYVFLTFIIYFHIPDQQSHLEIDSPGYDRIAVNFAENNILVDPHNMQSAPIQPVGYPFFLGVLYTIFGHLYTPVIVVQIVLGLVSCLLIFLVSLQLFDIRVANIAAFFSAINIGFLTYPHFVLAETVLLFLLLLFWWLFLKKKYFFAGLMIGSSILVKPSALLFIPVVTLYLLFLSKQSRLRVIGTFLCSAYGPIVLYMMYNYYMWGYFALAPLTSLNIYHVFFSKVLAQLHGDTSKHYMQITLKFTGTHSFDESGWNNAKKLFFDYLSKEPLIFIYVWFKNVCKSLFGLFSTQLKVLLEPALKGGDCSFFAMPGDFFDKINAYVRHGTDSTILQLIASWDAVWSFVRIIPFFLGFMVLAIKKQYGIGLLIFLFITQCLIITGFDGCARYRLICEPFIIILMSAGLWYTYLLRSKRKRFCETCKYSFLLLS
- a CDS encoding tetratricopeptide repeat protein translates to MKHTIQKSPFSLLLFIVPALLFSTLLYRTILYNNGSGYDPIDKLTPQKNIERQFKLGNSLFDEKKYAQAQTQYEHVIRLNPNNFSAYFNLGIALEKQHKWNEAQKIFNFILEKNPKHTESYIHHARTLEWLEKTDEAIDQYQQAIGTDPNCFEAHTRLGILYANKHTKEQYQQALHHLKKAELLNPNSTHIYLEQADVLLWQGKEQEATALYDKLIKFTSSPAQLYVIIGQQLEHHKKFKQARDYYHKSLALQPDYARAHVALAGNYFALGEYEKGLQEYEWRWNLSNLKNLSKKWDGTNAHDKTILLLGENGLGDMIQFVRFAQTIKQQGGHVIARVNKPLVTLLSNCNYIDEVIDEHSPLPKYDAITSMQSVPLLCHVNPQTMKSKPYINTDTLLEKQWRQKLTALENPHKKHFRVGICWAAGGDAMIPPHKKRSIPLQQLMQLQKIENVIFYSLQKGPGLDQIKHISESFTLNVFDDLDTKNGNFMDTASLINNMDVVITIDTSVAHLAGALGAKTILLLPYSSDPRWTAHNNKTSWYPNMTLIRQEKPGDWSSVIAAAKKKLSQLMIT
- a CDS encoding mechanosensitive ion channel, with the protein product MFAIPENLEIIVRITATLIIGIPLLIIIRRFICNTLSKKINKHVNLLVGKGIFYTGLALIATMVLKDLGFELTALLGAAGIAGIAIGFAAQTTISNLISGIFLLIECPFTVGDTIAYSEVNGIIESIDLLSTKIKTFNGKLIRVPNEIFIKNVVTNNTYYKNRRISFSITIKESQSSSEVISLLTNTLNQCNDCLSTPAPIIFLNKVTYFGVNYTAQMWAPTNKVITAGRSMTELLKNTLERNNIKIIHISHIT
- the gmd gene encoding GDP-mannose 4,6-dehydratase, which gives rise to MKVALIVGITGQDGSYLAELLLKKGYEVHGVKRRTSLINTSRINHLYHDRHERGKNGFFLHYGDVTDATNIIRLIQQIQPDEIYNLAAQSHVAVSFQMPEYTAQVDALGTLHILEAIRILGLTKKTRFYQASTSELYGKVQEVPQTESTSFYPRSPYGVAKLYGFWITKNYREVYQMFACNGILFNHESPRRGETFVTRKITRAVARIKYGLQDALYLGNLDAQRDWGYAKDFVYAMWLMLQQEQPEDFVIATGQMHSVREFVELSFKEIGITIVWKGSGIDEVGYDVETGRPLVFVDPNYFRPAEVEQLIGNATKAQEKLGWQPHLTFYDLVALMVKEDCKFVEKAVVSDGNHKSKSVLSNTNE
- a CDS encoding UDP-glucose/GDP-mannose dehydrogenase family protein, giving the protein MFNPVSAYQNIAVIGTGYVGLVTGAGLAEYGNTVICADIDDAKIQNLQIGIIPIYEPGLQELVIKNMEHRRLSFTSNVADAIQTNDVIFIAVGTPMGDDGNADMRAVNSVLQTIAQCIHSPKPENQHILNKRKKIIVIKSTVPVGTGQWARKQLEAMGISPDLFYMVSNPEFLKEGSAVHDFLYPDRIVIGTNHYYPYITMLDIYKAASEKNIFILETSIETAETIKYASNAFLAVKLSYINELANLCDKTGADIAIVAWGMGLDQRISQQFLQPGPGFGGSCFPKDSLALLRIAQKLGTDLHVVEASLIANEKQKRKPVEKLLHLMDNNIAGKTIAVLGLAFKANTDDIRYSPASTTVQMLLENGAFVQAYDPAAIQNMKKLFPNITYSSSAYEALNKADAAIIVTEWAEFSQLDLERVKNLLKTPIIVDTRNMLDPYALKQAGFAFSTMGRGHKNSL